A stretch of the Sorangium aterium genome encodes the following:
- a CDS encoding RNA polymerase sigma factor, with product MSRRKRGAPPAPGLSMSLRPEVSPPLDALVAERRLILSRLIACGVHARDCEDVLQDVLIAAWKAIQAGRYRPDPRSAPRRALRGWLHGITWRQAGHHLGRAHVRREVPVDDPRALVDEGSVDLDGRLLARAALRRLVELPAHHRDLLLAAAGPHPLTSYARAHGLNPATAAGRLQVARKALAERIARPVCQSGDSSRSAANELERMRTTRAGAYAHDGRADLRERQ from the coding sequence ATGAGCCGTCGCAAGCGCGGCGCGCCGCCTGCTCCGGGACTCTCGATGTCGCTGCGCCCCGAGGTATCGCCGCCCCTCGACGCTCTCGTCGCGGAGCGGCGCCTGATCCTGTCCAGGCTCATCGCGTGCGGCGTCCACGCGCGCGACTGCGAGGACGTGCTCCAGGACGTGCTCATCGCCGCCTGGAAGGCCATCCAGGCTGGCAGGTACCGCCCTGATCCTCGGAGCGCGCCGCGCCGCGCGCTCCGGGGCTGGCTCCATGGCATCACGTGGCGGCAGGCAGGCCATCACCTGGGGCGCGCCCACGTCCGCCGCGAGGTCCCGGTCGACGATCCGCGCGCGCTTGTCGACGAAGGCAGCGTCGATCTGGACGGCAGGCTGCTTGCCCGCGCAGCGCTCCGCAGGCTCGTCGAGCTGCCTGCGCACCATCGCGATCTTCTCCTCGCCGCGGCAGGTCCCCATCCCTTGACGTCCTACGCCAGGGCGCACGGGCTGAACCCGGCCACGGCCGCCGGCAGGCTTCAGGTCGCCCGAAAGGCGCTCGCCGAGCGGATCGCGCGGCCGGTCTGCCAATCCGGGGATTCGTCGAGGAGCGCGGCGAACGAGCTGGAGCGTATGCGCACGACGCGAGCAGGAGCATATGCGCACGACGGGAGAGCGGACCTTCGTGAGAGGCAATGA